A portion of the Krasilnikovia cinnamomea genome contains these proteins:
- a CDS encoding ABC transporter ATP-binding protein — MISFSGVSRSFTSRSGTVEALREIYLEVGDGEVVAVVGRSGCGKSTLLRLVAGLLPASAGEIRVSGERVTKPRRDIAMMFQRPALLPWRSVVDNVLLPVQIFGWRRADYRARAAELLALTGLTEFAKRSPHELSGGMQQRVALCRALIADPRVLLMDEPFSALDALTREELSGELQRLHMELGATIVLVTHSIDEAVLLADRVVVLTPRPGRIREVLDIKIPRPRTLGRTAHTDEVARCSAELHELLMA; from the coding sequence ATGATCAGTTTCTCCGGGGTATCGCGCTCGTTCACGAGTCGTTCCGGCACCGTGGAAGCGCTCCGCGAGATCTACCTCGAGGTGGGCGACGGCGAAGTCGTCGCCGTCGTCGGCCGCTCGGGCTGCGGCAAGTCGACCCTGCTGCGCCTCGTCGCGGGCCTGCTTCCGGCGAGCGCGGGCGAAATCCGGGTGTCAGGCGAACGGGTGACCAAGCCGCGGCGCGACATCGCCATGATGTTCCAGCGCCCCGCCCTGCTGCCCTGGCGGTCGGTGGTGGACAACGTCCTGCTGCCGGTGCAGATCTTCGGCTGGCGGCGCGCGGACTACCGGGCCCGCGCCGCGGAGCTGCTGGCACTCACCGGCCTGACGGAGTTCGCGAAGCGGTCGCCACACGAGCTGTCCGGGGGGATGCAGCAGCGGGTCGCGCTGTGCCGCGCGCTGATCGCCGACCCCCGGGTGCTGCTCATGGACGAGCCGTTCTCCGCGCTGGACGCGCTCACCCGCGAGGAGCTCTCCGGCGAGCTGCAGCGGCTGCACATGGAGCTGGGCGCGACGATCGTCCTGGTCACCCATTCGATCGACGAGGCCGTCCTGCTGGCCGACCGGGTGGTGGTGCTCACCCCGCGCCCCGGCCGCATCCGCGAGGTGCTGGACATCAAGATCCCCCGGCCGCGCACGCTCGGCCGCACCGCGCACACCGACGAGGTGGCCCGGTGCAGCGCCGAGCTGCACGAACTGCTGATGGCCTGA